Genomic window (Drosophila albomicans strain 15112-1751.03 chromosome X, ASM965048v2, whole genome shotgun sequence):
ttctgAACTATAAGTCGCTAATCTTAGAGGCGATAgattaaagtaaaattaagGAATTTACTACATTTCCtctgaaattaataaaataaaacaaaggcAAAGTAGATATTTCAGACTGTTTTCTAGCGCTTACCAGAATCGTGATACCCTCGAGCTTAGAAGACAGAACTGAATGTGATGTCGATTATGGTTACACGATAGTTGGCATGGGTGCTCTGCAATTATGACGATCCGTTAGCTTTTGGATGTCAGTTCGCTGCTCAGCGCATTGGGGCAATTTGTACGCCCAGGAAGGGGCCTCAGAAAGCTTGCAATGTTCTCGCAGCAGCCGCCCCCAAAGTGTTTTCACATCAACAGagacagaaaacagaaaacaacaacaacgaaaataagATGAAagaaactacagtcgagtgtgctcgactgtgagatacccgataaccattttgaataagcgCAATATAattcggtattattcttaaaacttACCCAAAATAATATtggaaaaatactaatacatACCACAGGCTATTCTTGGTACATTTATATaacttctaaaatataccaaatgatatatttggtatgttgatatggcttctataatatactaaagtatatattttgtatattgatataacttctaaaatatactagcgactatattttgtttattgatctaataatatcaacaattttgatctaaattaatataccgtaaaatactaaaaaaatatatatcaaggCTATGGCATATTGatataaaccaaaaaatataccgaaagctacatttggtatataaatatgactTCTATAGTAtgccaaaggctatatttggtatattgatataacttctaaaatataccaaaggctatatttggtatattggtataccttctaaaatatatcaacgGCTATATTTTAGAAGTtatatcaacaatttttatttaaactaatataccgtaaaataccaaaaaaataccaaataccatttggtatattgatataacttctaaaatataacaacggctatatttggtttatagtaatatcaacattttatatctaaactaatataccgtaaaataccaaaacaaaataccaaaggctatattttgtatatttatataacttctacaatttttatctgggGTCGGAtccttttttatattatgttatattaacTGCAGACACAAAGCAagcccttctaccctatggaaAGCGGGTATAGAAACTGCTTTGGGAAAAGCGcagaaatatatttgagaCGAGCAAAAGTCTATATGAAGTTGTATCAAATAACATGCACTTGGGGGCACTTTGCTTTGGCTAAATTAAATGTGCGCTTGATACGGCGgagatttattttaatcattGTCGTCGACATTGTGgagcaaaaagtgaaaatgcgAGCGAGCAGGCGAGCGAGTAAGCTGTTTGAAAATGCGTTGGGTGGcgttggcgatggcgatggaagtgcaaattatgaaattagtATTATGTGAAATGGAGTTAAAAGTGTGATTAACTCGACGCGTATGTAAAACTGCGAGCCAAaagagacaaagacaaagacatcgtcgacagcggcagcaaagaCAAAAGCATTCAAGCATTAGACATAAAGCATACGGCATAATAagctcacaacaacaacaacaacaaacggcGAACCGCAAACGCCAAAGACAATGAAAGTCAAGTATTGtgtatgcgtgcgtgtgtgtgtgtgtgtgtggcaattaATACCATTTCAGTTAGTTTCGCAGGCGACGCAGTCAACTCTTTTCCAAGTGAGCAAACTTCAGTCAACTTCATCTAGAGCCCTGCAacaacattgttgctgttgttggtggctgctgctgtttggctTATTAGCGATGGCACTTAGAATTGGTTTTGTCAGGGAGAGAAAGCCACGCAATGTAATGTGTGTAATGTTTGCCCAAAAAACCGCAAGCGCAACGTACCAAGCGAGCTGCATGCTAGttcaagttcgttgcctaagtcttttgttctGCATGCGGTAAAACGCGCAAAATAAAACCACAttcaacaaacaataacaagacaAGCGACTGGAAACTGTAACTGACAACATGAACGCGTTGAATGTGTGAAATTATTGCCAAGAATTTGCAGCAAACACTGAATTCAATTTACGATTTTCGTTTTCAGTTTGTAATTGCTTCTGTTGACTTGCCCgatatatacgaaatatatgtgtatatatatatatgctgcACTGAGCCCAATATAagttataataaaaagaaaatgcacaATTAATAGACCATGAACACGACGCTAGCTAGACGCTCTCACAATTTTCGAGcttaatttattatcataATACATATTAATGTCAGATCCACAGAGATCTGGGCTAATCACTTAATCATTTGCCAGGCTAAATAGAATCATTTGGGGACAATTAAACTTAGtatagaattatttttagcactCACCACTTGAACAATAACTATTTATGCTGTGATTAACTAAACTTTTCGACGTTTAATTTGAGCTGCGtcaaatgtttgcaaataataaattaattactgCTTTTAATGGTCGTTGCCTTGTcgtcgtttttcgttttttcgtatttcttttatattttttattttttttttttttggttgctcaACAACTATTTTGAGTgagcgcacacacaaaaaacaaaacacaacaatttttaCAGATTTTTCGCAAAATATTCGAAAGATGAAAAATGATGTTGCAGCATCAGAgaaataacgaaaaaaaacaacagcaaaaaaaacaaaaatccaatAAAATGGTAAACACGCACAGACACGGTTTTGGGTTCAAGGATTCGTtcggttgtcggttgtcggtTGTGGATAAACGGCGTTAACTTGTTAACGCGCACAACATGCAAATGTGTAAAATGCGCGCGCTTGTAATGAAGTTGAAGATGGAGATTAGAGATTGAAGATTAAAGTTTGGGCGATAGCACGAGGCGGACGAGTAGCGACGATAACGCGAAGCCGGTGAACGGTTAGCGATCCGTCAAACACGTTTCCCAGTTACAACTTCCCAACGGAATGATTTGGCCaaatctgcagcagcagctctgaAGCTGCCACCGACAGCGAAGGCAAACGCAGCTCAGATAGAGAGAGGAAAGAGAGAAATTGTCAGCTGGAGAGAAAGAGCATAAAGCCGGCTTTGCATGGCTCAGGTGCAACCAAAAGATTGAGAGAGTgtctttcactctctttctctctccagCTCTGCTGTGCATGAAAGTCGAGAGATGAGCgacgaagtcgaagtcgaagtctgCTCACAACTCGCACCCCATTACAATTTAGATCGATGCTAGATCTGTCTGCTACTGTTTGCATTTCGGTTTCATCAGTCTCGGCACTTGTTCCATTAGAGAGATACGATTGATATTTGCCTGGCTGATAAGAAACACAGTTTTAATTTAGTTGATCTGCTTTCGGCAACTTTCTGCTCATATATCAATGCATTTACTCGTCGCAATTCACAATCATTAGCCAAACTTTAATGGAGACAAACTCTTAGCTAATTTGTGCAGTATTACAATTTGcacttattttcatttgtacaCCATAAGTCTTTTGCTAACGGATTGTCTGCGTATAAGCTTAGCAATTCACCCCATTGATTTGTAGTTTTTTCATTCAgtaaacttattttatttatgtatttgatgTTTCCCAActatttttgttcatttttattggCATAACAGATTGACATTTcttctcaatttatttatacacaaaaataaaatatttagaatgAAAAGTCGatttttcgatcttaaaaacaagtattcaaataagatttttagtttaaaaaaatgaattatgatttttatattaaatttgccttttaagaataaaaacatcttatttcaagattaaTATCTTGATTcaatatgaatgaatattgCGAGCAAGAAGAAAAGCTTTTCGATCCTAAAAagaaagtattttgtacatttttgttaaaatgttGGCATTCactttctttaaaataagaaCTTAATCTTTggtattgttgctgttagttCAGTAATTAAAGATTTCGTAAATCAATTTATGTGTGTGGCCGTTGGTCTTGGGTTTAAACTCTAGTCGGTCTCGAtctttatttaagattttgctTCTTGGTTTAACTTtgaatttggaaatttttcaacatttgaaACACAAGATTATAATCTAGAATTTTTAAGAATGGGCAACCTagattttttgttaaattttgatCTTGAATCTGGTTCAATTTCTACATCATATGTATTATTacgattcaagattttattcttgattttagaatgttttttctttctgagtaaatttattatttagtaaacttattttcttcatttatatatatttatttaatttttgatgtatttattttgtcactTATTTAATTctcctttatttattttatcattttttattatgtatgtatatacttttcaaatttgtagtttGCTATTAAAAAACGTATTTTTAGGTGTCTTTGAAGTATGtattattgattaattaataaatgagcTAATTGGTTTATGGTTAGCTTATTAAGCAATCTGTTAAGTTTAGCTTAAAAGTGAgatcataatttattttgaattttggtaAAATGttcttcatattttatataataaatatattttatataataaaatataaattacagcTTGAAGGCCTTAGTCGTCTTAGCTCATCTTATTCCAATAGGGAATTGTATTCgctatttcaataaaataataatttgatggtaataaattatcaaataataattacttgTCTCATTCactatgtttaaaatatttgtattgaattcgtttaccatttaaaaaaataaagagtcATCTTTACTCAAAACTGGAAACAACAAACCTAACATAGCTTTAGGGCAGCATTTAGTTTATTACTTTCGAATTGCACATTCTTTGTTTGTCCAGTTGTTGAAGGAGTGGCAGGTTGGCCGTTGCACCTGGCACCTGGCACCTGGCACCTGACTGTGCTTCAACCATCTCAGACTAGGGATATGCTGAGCAACCTTCGCTGCATTCGCTCTTGATGTGTTGATGGTGTTACAAATTTAAACACTTCGTTGCGtaagttttaattgcataaacCAGGCGCAGACTGTTTGCTGCCATTGTGATGAGTTcactttcaaaataaataaaaaaaaatagtgagTAAAAAGTAGGTCTAGCTTATAGGGCTTGGCTACAAGATACCCAAGCTTTTGGGCCTACAAAACTTGCACATTTTGTGAGTGTGAAAGGCAGCTTCACACATAGCAATTCTTAGTACgatttgttataaaaaaaaaactgggtataactataaaaaaaaataaaaaaaaaaaaaacaaaaaaaatatgggcAGCTCAGCTGTTTGTCTACGGCCCACAcgacgtatgcgcaatgtgcgCGAAGCCGGAACTTTGCGCTCGCTGGCGACAGCAGCGTTGAACTGGACGCAATGCGTCCACACGTTGTCGCTTTTAAACAAAGAGCTAAGCGTGCCGCAGGCAAATTGCCACGTATAATTgcttgcaattaatttattaatttgatttcgcattttaattaaaggcAACGCAAAAGGCACTCGGAAATACCTGTTCGATTggctgcctgtctgtctgactgctTGAGCTTTATCATCTGCTTTAGCCGTGGCGTGCGCACAGAATCTAATGAAGCGTTAAGCAacgaaacaataacaaaataaatgttaatgtttttcgtgtttttcatttattaattttttagtttaaagttattaaattattttgtttttggttttggattttaggttttttgtgttttttgttattgcttcGCTTCTTCACTTCGAGAGTCAACAGATCATTAGCGAAAAGTGGCTGAAATTCTTCAGCTATAAATTGTGCTGTGTGGCAGACCAGAAGCATCACAAGCAATTGGAGCTGCGCCCCGATagcaaccaaaacaaaacaaaacacaaccaACTCAAAACTTCAATCAAGAACTTTACATCAACATGAAGGTAATTTAGGGATTAAAGAGTTTGAAGTTTGCAAGCCACGAATTTAATCCTTTCATCCTTCTTCCGCAGGTCTTTGTCTGTCTGCTCGCTACCTTGGCCATGGCTAGTGCTGGACAACGCGGTGGTGCTGGCGGTGGCGGCTACTTGCCTGGCGGTGGCTTTGGCGGTGGCTCTCGCATTGGCGCTGGCCTCGTCTCTCATGTCTCTCAGGCCCATGGCAACACCAAGGTTCACATTGGAGGCGGCGGTGCTGGTGCTGGCAGCTATGGCGGCGGTGCTGGTGCCTATGGTGGTGCTGGAGGAGCTAGTGGCTGGCAGGGAGGTGCTGGCGGTGGACGCGGTGCTGGCGGCTGGCAAGGCGCAGGAGCTGGAGGTGCTGGCGGCTATGGCGGCGGCGGTGCTGGTGGCTGGCAAGGAGCTGGCGCTGGCGGCTCTGGCAGCTATGGCGGCGGTGCTGGTGCCTATGGCGGTGGCGGTGCTGGTGGCTGGCAAGGCGGTGCTGGTGCTGGACGCAGTGCTGGCGGCTGGCAGggagctggagctggtgcTGGCGCTGGCGCTAATGCCTGGGGTCCACCGGCCCAGTTCGATTACACTGTGAACCATGGTGGTGCCGGTGCCGGTGGCTCTCGTGGTGGTGCTGGCTGGTGGAACGAttaagtgtagcatactttgtaTGCAAACAgcgaaaatgtaaaatgagCTTGATAACCGAATAAATGATTTGAATCCAAGCGGCAAATGTCTTTTAGCTTTTTTAGCGTTGCCAGATTTGTTTAAAATCGTTGATTAGTGCTTTCAACTAAAGCTTTGCTTAAGCTTCGGCTACTTCCACGGCAGATGGCGCTAATGAGCAGACTTAAAATTGAGAGCATTGATTGCACTGTAGAGGGAGCCACACTATTGAAATGATTTACTCAATCATTGAATTAACAACTTAACATAAACTTTAAGTGGTCATTAAGTTCGAGTTTGTTGTCTAAGTATTTCATTACAAATGGCAGCAATCAAGAAACTACAGCTGTGTTCTTTAAAATAACAGTGCAACAGACGTTAAACTTTATAACggattttatgtttatattccTTAATGACTTAAGTTAAGtatgcatatttcaaatttgtatttttatgtattaaattgtattattgttttgctttataaaaaaaacttttcatttgataACTTACCACCACGGTTGCtattccaaaaaaaatttttggaccaaaaatttgaaaaaaatgtaccaattttagcaaaaatgtaccaaacatttttcacgaaagtttttttgtatttcacaaaaatgTACCACACGaaagattttttatatttcacaaattgtgaTTCACAATAAATAACTGTTTACGTAGTGGGCCTTACATTGgcgcatacatattttctcaattATCCTGTCAATTGTCATCGCAAATCGACTGTATGCGATATTTTCCAGTGTTAGTCATAGTTCAATTTCTAACtgatacaaaatttgtgtCTGGTGGAACAGAgccatttgttaaaataatatatgtgaacataaaattttatgaaaaatttaaatactaaaacaggcatattaaaaatgtaccaaaatgtAAAAAAGTGATCCAATGTAccaacgcataaaaaatgtaccagttttggtacatttgtacCAAAAGTGTCCGCTGTGTCCAGTGTTGCCAGAGTCGCTTTTTTCCCGTCAATACTGGCTTTTTTCAAATACCATTTacttgaaaaaaaaagcaaacgggcagcgggaattctggcttttttttacttaaatgctttttttagattttttttctatttgcccAAAATTATGGGACAATATTTGCTGTAGCTGTTCTGTCGATGCTTGCCAACATTTTTAGTGTCAAATCGATTGTACAGTGTTGTTAAGAACGCGCCAATTCTTATCGTAGCGTCACTAAAGGCGAAAGTGAATTGATCTTAAGATCAGTGtgttttaattgtattaaaaaacaaaaatatcggACGACACGGAAGACAgttactacaaatatactatcACCACACAACTCTCTGATTTGATTTtgaccaaaaagcaaaagttaaatACTTTGAAGACGACAGCGCTATTCGTTTTTCTACTCGTTGTTTTCTACTTAAAAtggaaatacattttattctaaatcaTGCATTTACAGTTATGGCTTGCACAGACTTGACAAATGCTGCTATAGATATAGTATAACCTTCCTAATAAATTCCTAAAAATGATAGGAACTGGATGAACAtatgacaataaaaattagGAGAATGAGAAtagttttaatgaaattctcCAAATATGTTATTGTGAATATTAGAGCAGCTGCTGTACAAATTCCATAAATATGTttcaaaatatagaaaatccaatgaattcaaaaatcagtttttttatagcttttttttttccctaatttttcagcttttttgcATCGTTCTTCCcgtcaaaaacagctttttttctcaacaaactttggcaacactggctgtgtccgctatgtccgctgtTTCCGCTGTGTCccccatgtccgctatgtccgccatgtccgctatgtccgctgtTTCCGCTGTGTCccccatgtccgctatgtccgccatgtccgctatgtccgctctgtccgctgtgtccgccatgtccgctgtgtccgccatgtccgctatgtccgctgtgtccgccatgtccgccatgtccgctgtgtccgctgtgtccgctgtgtccgccatgtccgccatgtccgctgtgtccgccatgtccgctatgtccgctatgtccactgtgtccgccatgtccgctgtgtccgctatgtccgccatgtccgctatgtccgctatgtccgtcatgtccgctgtgtccgctatgtccgtcatgtccgctatgtccgccatgtccgccatgtccgctatgtccgctgtTTCCGCTGTGTCccccatgtccgctatgtccgccatgtccgctatgtccgctctgtccgctgtgtccgccatgtccgccatgtccgctgtaTCCGCtctgtccgccatgtccgctatgtccgctatgtccgctatgtccgctatgtccgccatgtccgctatgtccgccatggccgctatgtccgctatgtccgccatgtccgctgtgtccgctatgtccgtcatgtccgctgtgtccgccatgtccgctatgtccgccatgtccgctgtgtccgccatgtccgtcatgtccgctatgtccgccatgtccgctatgtccgccatgtccgctatgtccgccatgtatgtccgccatgtccgctgtgtccgctatgtccgccatgtccgccatgtccgctatgtccgccatgtccgctatgtccgccatgtccgctgtgtccgctatgtccgccatgtccgctctgtccgccatgtccgccatgtccgctgtgtccgctatgtccgccatgtccgccatgtccgctatgtccgctgtgtccgctatgtccgccatgtccgctatgtccgccatgtccgctatgtccgccatgtccgctgtaTCCGCtttgtccgccatgtccgctctGTCCGCTGTATCCGCTCTGTCCGCtttgtccgccatgtccgctgtgtccgccatgtccgctgtgtccgccatgtccgctatgtccgctatgtccgccatgtccgccatgtccgctatgtccgccatgtccgctgtgtccgccatgtccgctatgtccgctgtgtccgccatgtccgccatgtccgctgtaTCCGCtttgtccgccatgtccgctgtgtccgttttgtccgccatgtccgctgtgtccgctcTGTCCGCtttgtccgccatgtccgctatgtccgctgtgtccgccatgtccgccatgtccgctatgtccgctttgtccgctgtgtccgctatgtccgccgtgtccgccatgtccgctatgtccgccatgtccgccatgtccgtcatgtccgctatgtccgccatgtccgctatgtccgctatgtccgctatgtccgccatgtccgctatgtccgccatgtccgctgtgtccgccatgtccgccatgtccgctatgtccgctgtgtccgctgtgtccgctgtgtccgccatgtccgtcatgtccgctatgtccgccatgtccgctgtgtccgccatgtccgtcatgtccgctatgtccgccatgtccgctatgtccgccatgtccgctatgtccgccatggccgctatgtccgctatgtccgctatgtccgccatgtccgctgtgtccgctatgtccgtcatgtccgctgtgtccgccatgtccgctatgtccgccatgtccgctgtgtccgccatgtccgtcatgtccgctatgtccgccatgtccgctatgtccgccatgtccgctttgtccgctgtgtccgctatgtccgccatgtccgctgtgtccgctatgtccgctatgtccgctgtgtccgccatgtccgccatgtccgctatgtccgccatgtccgctgtgtccgccatgtccgctgtgtccgccatgtccgctatgtccgccatgtccgccatgtccgctatgtccgccatgtccgtcatgtccgctatgtccgccatgtccgccatgtccgctgtgtccgccatgtccgctgtgtccgctatgtccgccatgtccgctgtatccgctatgtccgctatgtccgccatgtccgctatgtccgccatgtccgctatgtccgtcatgtccgccatgtccgccatgtccgctatgtccgccatgtccgctatgtccgtcatgtccgccatgtccgctatgtccgccatgtccgtcatgtccgctatgtccgccatgtccgccatatccgccatgtccgccatatccgccatgtccgctgtgtccgctatgtccgtcatgtccgctatgtccgccatgtccgccatgtccgccatgtccgctgtgtccgcaatgtccgtcatgtccgctgtgtccgccatgtccgccatgtccgtcatgtccgtcatgtccgctgtgtccgccatgtccgtcatgtccgctgtgtccgctatgtccgccatgtccgccatgtccgctatgtccgccatgtccgctatgtccgccatgtccgccatgtccgctgtgtccgccatgtccgatatgtccgccatgtccgctatgtccgctatgtccgccatgtccgctatgtccgctgtgtccgccatgtccgctatgtccgccatgtccgccatgtccgccatgtccgctgtgtccgccatgtccgctgtgtccgccatgtccgctatgtccgccatgtccgccatgtccgccatgtccgctgtgtccgccatgcgaaccgcgatttattcgcgcgcgattcgctcgcgatttattcgcttgcaattcgctcgcgattcgcttgcgatttaaaatatttgaatataataattgaagtattattaaacaactaaggtcgcaggcgaatcgcgagCGATTTATTAACatgtttgaatataataattgaagtattattaaataactaaggtttgaactttttttcaaaaatcgcaagcgaatcgcaggcgaatcgcaagcatcaatcgcggggcgagaaaatgtttgaaaacacaacttatgttatatttttaaaatatttgaatataataattgaagtattattaaataactaaggtttgaacttttttcatacaggtcatgtatgtcatacatgtcttgtatgtcatacacgtcacgtatgtcatacatgtcatgtatgtcgtacacgtcatgtatgtcatacatgacatgtatgtcatacatgacATGTATGTCGTACAAGTCATGTATATCGTacatgtcatgtatgtcatacacgttatgtatgtcatacatacatacatgacgtgtatgacatacatgacatacgtgacgtgtatgacatacatgacatgtatgacatacatgacctGTATGACctgcgatttttgaaaaaaagttcaaaccttagttatttaatactacttcaattattatattcaaatattttaaaaatataacataagttgtgttttcaaacatttctcGCCCATGACATACACATGACATGATGCTTGCGATACGCGTGCGATACGCCTGCGACATACGCGTGTATAACATACATGACGTATTattaatgataaataaggtTTGACATGTTTGTCAAAAATCGCAGTCACGAATGTCATCGCATGCGAATACATCGCGTATGTCAGAAAATGTCATGAAAACGTAACGTTATGTATGTCATAACATGTCATGAATGTCGTATAATTCATGTATTCGTAAATAACTAAGTCATACACGAACTTTTGTCATACaggtcatgtatgtcatacatgtcatgtatgtcatacacgtcacgtatgtcatacatgtcatgtatgtcgtacacgtcatgtatgtcatacatgacATGTATGTCGTACAAGTCATGTATGTCGTACaagtcatgtatgtcatacacgttatgtatgtcatacatacATGACTTGTACGACAtacatgacatgtatgacatacatggcGTGTACGACAtacatgacatgtatgacatacgtgacgtgtatgacatacatgacatgtatgacatacatgacctGTATTGACctgcgatttttgaaaaaaagttcaaaccttagttatttaatactacttcaattattatattcaaatattttaaatataacataagttgtgttttcaaaattaacataagttgtgttttcaacgctattttctcgccccgcgattAGCGAtttgcttgcgattcgcctgcgattcgcctgcgattcgcctgcgattttttaaaaaaagttcaaaccttagttatttaataatacttcaattattatattcaaatattttaaaaatataacataacataaatcgcggggcgatTTATACgctcgcgatttattcgcttgcaattcgctcgcgattcgcAGGCGATCGcatgtcatgtatgtcatattttgaatataataattgaagtattattaaaagttaagGTCGAATAATACGCAacttattatatgtatttttaaaatatttgaatataatataattgaagtatttcattaaataactaaggttttgaacatttttttcgACATGTATGATATACACGTAAATCGCAGTATGACACACATGACCTGTATGTCGTGCACGTCATACACGTCACGTATGTCATACATGCATGTATTTcgtacacgtcatgtatgttaCATGTCATGTATGTTACACGTCATATGTGTACACGTCATACaagtcatgtatgtcatatagtattatta
Coding sequences:
- the LOC117568240 gene encoding uncharacterized protein LOC117568240, producing the protein MKVFVCLLATLAMASAGQRGGAGGGGYLPGGGFGGGSRIGAGLVSHVSQAHGNTKVHIGGGGAGAGSYGGGAGAYGGAGGASGWQGGAGGGRGAGGWQGAGAGGAGGYGGGGAGGWQGAGAGGSGSYGGGAGAYGGGGAGGWQGGAGAGRSAGGWQGAGAGAGAGANAWGPPAQFDYTVNHGGAGAGGSRGGAGWWND